The following are encoded in a window of Vigna unguiculata cultivar IT97K-499-35 chromosome 8, ASM411807v1, whole genome shotgun sequence genomic DNA:
- the LOC114193805 gene encoding uncharacterized protein LOC114193805 produces the protein MIKTLNPYPNPAKTAEIMSRYRPIAPKPETTPNPMTEGSSSLPKQSPYLRNLWPQLQARPTRTRKRGRTPFTLLPSTLKRQRTHILGYCSPPPCHVTSSPAKNLSLQGFPTPPLPLPHPNHGLGVLNRGMQNNNLITPGLVTLPLLPCSPGGPAPNLDSITTTMKPCGGGMIDLNTKLSVPEEIDLLQQLQKPVSNNVIQPHAVRPIGSSITVVCMREDTTLPPVARTPKGSREVEDQAESEALPVVISDSQHRVRMANSAYKEMVGEPVCPWLDATVTAGGSGNMQCKRISGEVALNLCGSNIPTSANGFSCWVRIEWPSEQKKCCVNAFCEVMKLTCESRDYLFTWRFHTRRTREAPQSSCTA, from the coding sequence ATGATCAAGACCTTGAATCCCTACCCCAATCCAGCAAAAACTGCTGAGATCATGTCCAGGTACAGGCCCATAGCTCCCAAGCCTGAAACCACCCCAAACCCCATGACCGAGGGCTCTTCCTCTCTCCCTAAGCAATCTCCTTATCTCAGGAACTTATGGCCGCAGTTGCAAGCCAGGCCTACCAGAACCAGAAAGAGAGGTAGAACTCCTTTCACACTACTCCCTTCCACCCTCAAGAGACAGAGAACTCATATCCTAGGATATTGTTCTCCCCCTCCTTGTCATGTAACATCATCCCCAGCAAAGAACCTTTCCTTACAGGGCTTTCCTACCCCACCACTCCCTCTTCCCCATCCCAACCATGGACTTGGAGTGCTCAATCGCGGCATGCAAAACAACAACCTCATCACTCCTGGTCTGGTCACACTCCCTCTCCTTCCTTGTTCCCCTGGCGGCCCTGCACCCAACCTGGACTCCATAACAACAACAATGAAGCCCTGTGGGGGAGGGATGATAGATTTGAACACCAAACTGAGTGTTCCTGAGGAGATAGATCTCTTGCAACAGCTGCAGAAGCCGGTTTCCAACAATGTCATACAGCCACATGCAGTTCGCCCCATCGGCTCTTCCATAACTGTTGTCTGCATGCGTGAAGACACAACTCTCCCACCTGTCGCTCGAACCCCAAAAGGGTCTCGCGAGGTGGAAGATCAGGCTGAGTCTGAGGCCTTGCCGGTTGTCATATCAGATTCACAGCACAGGGTGAGGATGGCAAATTCTGCATACAAGGAGATGGTGGGTGAGCCGGTGTGTCCTTGGCTCGATGCTACGGTGACCGCTGGTGGTTCTGGAAACATGCAATGCAAGAGGATCAGTGGAGAGGTAGCACTGAATCTTTGTGGCTCGAACATCCCAACTTCTGCAAACGGATTCTCTTGCTGGGTGAGGATCGAGTGGCCAAGTGAGCAGAAGAAGTGCTGTGTTAACGCCTTCTGTGAGGTTATGAAGCTGACTTGTGAATCCAGGGACTACCTCTTCACTTGGAGGTTCCACACCCGTCGTACCAGAGAAGCTCCTCAGTCAAGTTGCACCGCTTGA